One region of Clavibacter michiganensis subsp. tessellarius genomic DNA includes:
- a CDS encoding glycosyltransferase family A protein, producing the protein MDNDSTALPPSAHPGRGLAPPVSAVMVAGDAGSTIARSLASLLAQTVPPERVFVVVAGSRDDTFAVARTFNGRHARREPGPGPSSTAVTVIDRGPREDSLRSAYDFALRLVGDDASVLLVSPDAELDPRVLELLAAALDREPRATTASARLDPRPTGRRGPVAAGLRLLQRHWAMGAVETGTDLGLSGPVPLAPATLLRLPLRDAASADPRPSADAIVTALLAGADRTTLVPGATARVDTAVSWATLRIRRDRWSASVGRLTRSGAGAGVDAGDRRRARLAALRIGVGPVLRVLSYGLAALYLAAAALEGTLQPAWWWVLPLLVRLPLHLRTLRKIRERTVADVVFGATYVPLELGEAAYGVSRIRDGLRRLSPRAGRRPAPGSAATPWGVVDAVAASVVAASVAVVLGLAAAGGPAGGAVTSLVGWAAVVLTAVDTAMALLRLLVAHGGPFARADDAAMGGRSAL; encoded by the coding sequence ATGGACAACGACAGCACCGCCCTGCCCCCCTCCGCCCACCCCGGACGCGGGCTCGCCCCGCCGGTCTCCGCGGTGATGGTGGCCGGGGACGCCGGCTCCACCATCGCGCGCTCCCTCGCGTCGCTCCTCGCGCAGACCGTGCCGCCCGAGCGCGTCTTCGTCGTCGTCGCGGGCAGCCGCGACGACACCTTCGCGGTCGCCCGCACCTTCAACGGGCGGCACGCGCGCCGGGAGCCGGGCCCGGGGCCGTCGAGCACCGCCGTGACGGTGATCGACCGCGGCCCGCGCGAGGACTCCCTCCGCTCCGCCTACGACTTCGCGCTGCGGCTCGTCGGCGACGACGCGTCCGTCCTCCTCGTCTCGCCCGACGCCGAGCTGGATCCGCGCGTGCTCGAGCTCCTCGCCGCCGCCCTCGACCGCGAGCCGCGGGCGACGACCGCGTCCGCCCGCCTGGACCCGCGTCCGACCGGCCGCCGCGGACCGGTCGCGGCGGGGCTCCGGCTGCTGCAGCGCCACTGGGCGATGGGCGCGGTCGAGACGGGCACCGACCTCGGCCTCTCCGGCCCCGTGCCGCTCGCGCCCGCCACGCTCCTCCGGCTGCCGCTCCGCGACGCCGCGTCGGCGGATCCGCGCCCCTCGGCCGACGCCATCGTCACCGCCCTGCTCGCGGGCGCCGACCGGACGACCCTGGTACCCGGCGCGACCGCCCGGGTGGACACGGCCGTCAGCTGGGCGACGCTCCGGATCCGCCGGGACAGGTGGAGCGCGAGCGTCGGCCGTCTCACGCGCTCCGGCGCCGGCGCCGGCGTCGACGCGGGCGACCGGCGCCGCGCACGCCTCGCCGCCCTCCGCATCGGCGTGGGGCCCGTGCTCCGCGTCCTCTCCTACGGCCTCGCGGCGCTGTACCTGGCGGCCGCGGCGCTCGAGGGCACCCTCCAGCCGGCGTGGTGGTGGGTGCTGCCCCTCCTCGTCCGGCTGCCGCTGCACCTCCGGACCCTGCGGAAGATCCGCGAGCGCACCGTGGCGGACGTCGTCTTCGGCGCCACCTACGTGCCGCTCGAGCTCGGCGAGGCCGCATACGGCGTCTCCCGGATCCGGGACGGCCTCCGTCGCCTGTCGCCGCGCGCCGGGCGAAGGCCGGCGCCCGGATCGGCGGCGACGCCGTGGGGCGTCGTCGACGCCGTCGCGGCGTCCGTGGTCGCGGCGTCCGTCGCGGTGGTGCTGGGCCTCGCGGCGGCGGGCGGACCGGCGGGCGGCGCCGTCACGTCCCTCGTCGGCTGGGCGGCGGTCGTCCTCACGGCCGTCGACACGGCCATGGCGCTGCTCCGCCTGCTCGTCGCGCACGGCGGGCCCTTCGCCCGCGCCGACGACGCGGCCATGGGCGGCCGGTCGGCGCTCTAG
- the tadA gene encoding tRNA adenosine(34) deaminase TadA has product MAVALDEARACAATGDVPVGAVVVDASGVVIGRGRNLREARQDPTAHAEVEALREAAATTGDRHLVGTTLVVTLEPCVMCAGAILAARVPRVVFGAWDEKAGAAGSLYDVLRDRRLPHRAEVFAGVAADECAALLDGFFAERRAGA; this is encoded by the coding sequence ATGGCCGTGGCGCTCGACGAGGCCCGGGCCTGCGCGGCCACCGGCGACGTGCCCGTGGGCGCGGTGGTGGTGGACGCATCCGGCGTCGTCATCGGGCGCGGACGGAACCTCCGCGAGGCACGTCAGGACCCCACGGCGCACGCCGAGGTGGAGGCGCTCCGCGAGGCCGCCGCGACGACCGGCGACCGGCATCTGGTGGGGACCACGCTCGTCGTCACGCTCGAGCCGTGCGTGATGTGCGCGGGCGCGATCCTCGCGGCGCGCGTGCCCCGCGTCGTCTTCGGCGCGTGGGACGAGAAGGCGGGCGCGGCCGGATCCCTCTACGACGTGCTGCGGGACCGCCGGCTGCCGCATCGCGCGGAGGTGTTCGCCGGCGTCGCGGCGGACGAGTGCGCGGCGCTCCTCGACGGCTTCTTCGCGGAGCGCCGCGCGGGCGCCTGA
- a CDS encoding winged helix-turn-helix domain-containing protein produces MSLATIDPARTPLRSAPAAPVLRAAAPLAPSVRRPQPAPAPAAAPTAAPVARPARLRAVPEGTEARGFALYVGLDELKAASAGTDLGTVVAALKRLAAELAPGIETHAAVALAPEGAGGRDIDVVRLALQDPAAVAQHREQPDEEERATSGVVVDLSRKRVVLDEEVAPLTYKEFELLQYLVLREGRTIERSELIASLWSAADEDDVPNERTIDVHIRRLRSKLGRYEEIVRTVRGAGYRFDRHADVAVNHASTASPDLF; encoded by the coding sequence ATGTCGCTCGCGACCATCGACCCCGCCCGCACCCCCCTCCGATCCGCACCCGCCGCTCCCGTCCTCCGCGCGGCCGCCCCGCTCGCGCCGTCCGTCCGACGCCCGCAGCCGGCACCCGCTCCCGCCGCCGCGCCGACCGCCGCTCCCGTCGCCCGCCCCGCCCGCCTCCGCGCCGTGCCCGAGGGCACCGAGGCGCGCGGCTTCGCCCTCTACGTCGGCCTCGACGAGCTCAAGGCCGCATCCGCGGGCACGGACCTCGGCACCGTCGTGGCCGCCCTCAAGCGCCTCGCCGCCGAGCTCGCCCCCGGCATCGAGACGCACGCCGCCGTCGCCCTCGCCCCCGAGGGCGCCGGCGGGCGCGACATCGACGTGGTGCGGCTCGCCCTCCAGGACCCCGCCGCCGTCGCCCAGCACCGCGAGCAGCCGGACGAGGAGGAGCGCGCCACGAGCGGCGTCGTCGTCGACCTGTCGCGCAAGCGCGTCGTGCTGGACGAGGAGGTCGCGCCGCTCACCTACAAGGAGTTCGAGCTGCTGCAGTACCTCGTCCTCCGCGAGGGCCGCACCATCGAGCGCTCGGAGCTCATCGCGTCCCTGTGGTCGGCCGCCGACGAGGACGACGTGCCGAACGAGCGCACCATCGACGTGCACATCCGCCGTCTGCGCTCGAAGCTCGGCCGCTACGAGGAGATCGTCCGCACGGTGCGCGGCGCCGGCTACCGCTTCGACCGCCACGCGGACGTGGCCGTTAACCACGCCAGCACCGCGTCGCCCGACCTCTTCTGA
- a CDS encoding MarR family winged helix-turn-helix transcriptional regulator, with protein MGETADAVRAWESLFRAQVSVMRRLSAEFPSRDLSFNEYDVLFNISRQPEGRLRLRDLNQHVLLTQPSVSRLIDRLVSRGLVVKCGDESDGRATIVRLTEAGDAAFRAVARVHMESIAATVGGALSTEELDTLRALTDKLRGGVAEA; from the coding sequence GTGGGCGAGACCGCGGACGCCGTACGGGCCTGGGAGTCGCTCTTCCGCGCCCAGGTCAGCGTCATGCGCCGCCTCTCCGCCGAGTTCCCCAGCCGCGACCTCTCGTTCAACGAGTACGACGTGCTGTTCAACATCTCGCGCCAGCCGGAGGGCCGCCTGCGCCTCCGCGACCTCAACCAGCACGTGCTCCTCACGCAGCCGAGCGTCAGCCGCCTCATCGACCGGCTCGTGTCGCGCGGACTCGTCGTGAAGTGCGGCGACGAGAGCGACGGACGCGCCACGATCGTCCGGCTCACGGAAGCCGGGGACGCCGCGTTCCGCGCGGTCGCGCGCGTGCACATGGAGTCGATCGCCGCGACCGTCGGCGGGGCGCTCAGCACCGAGGAGCTCGACACCCTGCGCGCCCTCACCGACAAGCTGCGCGGGGGCGTCGCCGAGGCCTAG
- a CDS encoding 30S ribosomal protein bS22, with translation MGSVIKKRRKRMAKKKHRKLLRKTRHQRRNKK, from the coding sequence ATGGGTTCAGTGATCAAGAAGCGTCGCAAGCGCATGGCGAAGAAGAAGCACCGCAAGCTGCTTCGCAAGACGCGCCACCAGCGTCGCAACAAGAAGTAG
- the proC gene encoding pyrroline-5-carboxylate reductase → MPDASRPTPSAPAEVVRLPSLAMLGTGSMNGAVLGGLLQPGVEVDGDVRVTTRSAASAAVLGSREGVAAASVEEDADANRRAVRGARIVVVGVKPHLVPDLLREVADDLEPGALVISVAAGVTVATFESLLPEHVAVVRSMPNTPSLVGRGVTGLAAGTRSTPNDLALARSVFATVGDVVEVPEGRIDALSTISGSGPAYVFLLIEELTRTAEAKGFSPDEARVLVQGTFRGAVELLAASDDEPAELRRRVTSPKGTTERAVEVLQAADLSGLFDRATDAALARARELAAG, encoded by the coding sequence ATGCCCGACGCCTCCCGCCCCACCCCGTCCGCCCCCGCCGAGGTCGTCCGCCTCCCGTCGCTCGCCATGCTCGGCACCGGATCCATGAACGGCGCCGTCCTCGGCGGCCTCCTGCAGCCGGGCGTCGAGGTCGACGGCGACGTGCGGGTCACCACGCGCTCGGCCGCCAGCGCCGCGGTCCTCGGGTCGCGGGAGGGCGTCGCGGCCGCGAGCGTCGAGGAGGACGCCGACGCGAACCGGCGGGCCGTGCGCGGGGCGCGCATCGTGGTCGTCGGCGTGAAGCCGCACCTGGTGCCCGACCTGCTCCGCGAGGTCGCGGACGACCTGGAGCCCGGCGCGCTCGTGATCAGCGTCGCGGCGGGCGTGACCGTCGCGACCTTCGAGTCGCTGCTGCCCGAGCACGTGGCCGTCGTGCGCTCGATGCCCAACACGCCCTCGCTCGTCGGACGCGGGGTCACGGGCCTCGCCGCCGGCACGCGGTCGACGCCCAACGACCTCGCGCTCGCCCGGTCCGTGTTCGCCACGGTCGGCGACGTGGTGGAGGTGCCCGAGGGCCGCATCGACGCGCTCAGCACGATCTCCGGATCCGGCCCCGCCTACGTGTTCCTCCTCATCGAGGAGCTGACGCGGACGGCTGAGGCCAAGGGCTTCAGCCCCGATGAGGCGCGCGTGCTCGTGCAGGGGACCTTCCGCGGCGCGGTCGAGCTGCTGGCGGCGTCGGACGACGAGCCCGCCGAGCTGCGTCGCCGGGTCACGAGCCCCAAGGGGACGACCGAGCGCGCCGTCGAGGTCCTGCAGGCGGCGGACCTGTCGGGCCTGTTCGACCGGGCGACCGACGCCGCGCTCGCCCGCGCCCGCGAGCTCGCGGCCGGCTGA
- a CDS encoding Dabb family protein, with amino-acid sequence MTLRHVVSWKLADRDPAALDRDAARAAEALGTLPALVPGIRSFQVGRDVVGSARSHDLVLIADFDDRAALDAYDVHPEHQRVAAVVRSLVSSAASVDFEV; translated from the coding sequence ATGACCCTGCGCCACGTCGTCTCCTGGAAGCTCGCCGACCGCGATCCCGCCGCCCTCGACCGCGACGCGGCCCGCGCCGCGGAGGCGCTCGGGACCCTGCCGGCGCTGGTGCCCGGCATCCGGTCCTTCCAGGTGGGGCGCGACGTCGTCGGATCCGCCCGCAGCCACGACCTCGTGCTCATCGCCGACTTCGACGACCGCGCGGCCCTCGACGCGTACGACGTGCACCCGGAGCACCAGCGCGTCGCCGCCGTCGTGCGGAGCCTCGTGTCGTCCGCGGCGTCGGTCGACTTCGAGGTCTGA
- a CDS encoding cation diffusion facilitator family transporter, giving the protein MSESHGSKAIFAALAANVGIAITKFIAAFFSGSSSMLAEGVHSLADSGNQILLLIGGKRAKRLADEEHPFGYGRVRYVYAFIVSIILFSVGGVYSLYEGIHKIEHPEPLDVPWLPIVVLLIAIALESFSLRTAIKESNPLRGNQTWVQFVRRAKSPELPVLLLEDTAALSGLVFALLGVVASILTGDGIYDGIGTLLIGVLLVAVAVVLGVEMSSLLVGEGASKPDLAAIRAAITAGHEAESIIHMKTLYLGPDELLVAAKIAMPATSSLGDVAAGIDAIERRVREAVPVARVVYLEPDVRVATR; this is encoded by the coding sequence TTGAGCGAATCGCACGGCAGCAAGGCGATCTTCGCCGCCCTCGCCGCCAACGTCGGCATCGCCATCACGAAGTTCATCGCGGCGTTCTTCTCCGGCTCGTCCTCGATGCTCGCGGAGGGCGTCCACTCGCTCGCCGACTCCGGCAACCAGATCCTGCTGCTCATCGGCGGCAAGCGCGCCAAGCGCCTCGCGGACGAGGAGCACCCCTTCGGCTACGGCCGGGTGCGCTACGTCTACGCCTTCATCGTCTCGATCATCCTGTTCTCCGTCGGCGGCGTGTACTCGCTCTACGAGGGCATCCACAAGATCGAGCACCCGGAGCCGCTCGACGTGCCCTGGCTGCCGATCGTCGTGCTGCTCATCGCGATCGCCCTCGAGTCGTTCTCGCTGCGCACGGCCATCAAGGAGTCGAACCCGCTCCGCGGGAACCAGACCTGGGTGCAGTTCGTGCGCCGCGCCAAGAGCCCCGAGCTCCCCGTCCTGCTGCTGGAGGACACCGCGGCGCTCTCCGGCCTGGTGTTCGCCCTGCTCGGCGTCGTCGCATCGATCCTCACGGGGGACGGCATCTACGACGGCATCGGCACCCTGCTCATCGGCGTGCTGCTCGTGGCGGTCGCGGTGGTCCTCGGCGTCGAGATGAGCAGCCTGCTGGTCGGCGAGGGCGCCTCGAAGCCGGACCTCGCGGCCATCCGCGCCGCCATCACCGCCGGCCACGAGGCCGAGTCGATCATCCACATGAAGACGCTCTACCTGGGCCCGGACGAGCTGCTCGTCGCCGCGAAGATCGCGATGCCCGCCACCAGCTCGCTGGGCGACGTGGCCGCCGGCATCGACGCCATCGAGCGCCGCGTGCGCGAGGCCGTGCCCGTCGCGCGCGTCGTCTACCTCGAGCCCGACGTGCGGGTCGCCACGCGCTGA
- a CDS encoding ArsR/SmtB family transcription factor: MADIFDVVSDPTRRDLLRVLLDRRAVPEAPTGEISVSELVQTLGISQPTVSKHLRVLRDIGLVSVREEGQHRYYRLEPAPLEALEAWVAPFAAADRVAADDGHADPDTGLLGGGLSADPDGEDGGDPAGYPFAASLGRIWADTRYQAAAAVHDATRVAGSAGQASLGRLRGRKPGNARDV; this comes from the coding sequence ATGGCTGACATCTTCGACGTCGTGTCGGATCCCACCCGACGCGACCTCCTCCGCGTGCTGCTCGACCGACGTGCCGTGCCCGAGGCGCCCACCGGCGAGATCAGCGTCTCCGAGCTCGTGCAGACGCTCGGGATCAGCCAGCCGACCGTGTCGAAGCACCTGCGGGTGCTGCGCGACATCGGCCTCGTGTCCGTCCGCGAGGAGGGGCAGCACCGCTACTACCGGCTGGAGCCCGCGCCGCTCGAGGCGCTCGAGGCCTGGGTCGCGCCGTTCGCGGCGGCCGACCGCGTCGCCGCCGACGACGGCCACGCCGACCCCGACACCGGGCTGCTCGGCGGCGGCCTCTCGGCGGATCCCGACGGCGAGGACGGCGGCGACCCGGCCGGCTACCCGTTCGCCGCGTCGCTCGGCCGCATCTGGGCCGACACCCGCTACCAGGCGGCCGCCGCGGTGCACGACGCGACCCGTGTCGCCGGCTCCGCCGGGCAGGCGTCGCTCGGCCGGCTGCGCGGCCGCAAGCCGGGGAACGCACGGGACGTGTGA
- a CDS encoding glutaredoxin family protein codes for MSATVLTLVGKPGCHLCDDARDVVTRVLGELDPARGAEVTLEERSILDDRALAEEYAEEIPVLLIDGRVHNHWRIDAGRLRAALDAR; via the coding sequence ATGAGCGCAACGGTCCTCACCCTCGTCGGCAAGCCCGGCTGCCACCTCTGCGACGACGCCCGCGACGTCGTGACCCGCGTGCTCGGCGAGCTCGACCCGGCGCGCGGCGCCGAGGTCACGCTCGAGGAGCGGAGCATCCTCGACGACCGCGCGCTCGCCGAGGAGTACGCGGAGGAGATCCCGGTGCTGCTCATCGACGGCCGCGTGCACAACCACTGGCGGATCGACGCCGGCCGGCTGCGCGCCGCGCTCGACGCCCGCTGA
- a CDS encoding HAD family hydrolase produces the protein MVEQAGAPVLAFFDVDNTLIHGASVFHLVRGLRAAGLLTTRDIVGAGWKHARFKARGENDRHLASARARGLQIVTGVTVAQMARLADDVYVRHTAATVWPETLDLAREHLANGHQVWLVTASPSFLADVIARRLGLTGALGSALEVEAGAYTGRLAGEFLHGEHKATAARALLARTGADAAACWAYSDSRHDIPLLTLVGHPVVVNPDQALAAHARTAGWPSMRLQRASIRDARRRVRREAAEAGGATAG, from the coding sequence ATGGTCGAGCAGGCGGGCGCCCCGGTCCTCGCGTTCTTCGACGTGGACAACACCCTGATCCACGGCGCGAGCGTGTTCCACCTCGTGCGCGGACTCCGCGCGGCGGGCCTCCTCACGACCCGCGACATCGTCGGCGCAGGGTGGAAGCACGCGCGCTTCAAGGCCCGCGGCGAGAACGACCGGCACCTCGCCTCGGCGCGCGCCCGCGGCCTCCAGATCGTGACGGGCGTCACGGTGGCGCAGATGGCGCGGCTGGCCGACGACGTGTACGTGCGGCACACGGCCGCCACGGTCTGGCCGGAGACGCTCGACCTCGCGCGCGAGCACCTCGCGAATGGCCACCAGGTCTGGCTCGTCACGGCGTCGCCGTCGTTCCTCGCCGACGTGATCGCGCGGCGGCTCGGCCTCACGGGCGCGCTGGGCAGCGCGCTCGAGGTCGAGGCGGGCGCCTACACGGGCCGCCTCGCGGGCGAGTTCCTGCACGGCGAGCACAAGGCGACGGCGGCCCGGGCCCTCCTCGCGCGCACGGGGGCGGACGCGGCCGCGTGCTGGGCGTACTCCGACTCGCGGCACGACATCCCGCTGCTCACGCTGGTCGGGCACCCGGTGGTGGTGAACCCCGACCAGGCGCTCGCGGCGCACGCGCGCACGGCGGGCTGGCCGTCGATGCGGCTGCAGCGCGCGAGCATCCGCGACGCCCGTCGACGCGTGCGGCGCGAGGCCGCGGAGGCGGGCGGCGCGACCGCCGGCTGA
- the upp gene encoding uracil phosphoribosyltransferase encodes MRVHVADHPLITHKLTALRDRTTPSPVFRSLADELVTLLAYEATRDVRVETITVQTPVAPAEGLTLSDPKPLVVPILRAGLGMLDGLMRLMPSAEVGFLGMVRNEETLQPDIYAERLPTDLSNRQCFVVDPMLATGGSLIAAIEYLFDRGAVDVTCICLIAAPEGLRAVEEATAGREVTIVLGALDEKLDEVGYIIPGLGDAGDRLYGTAAH; translated from the coding sequence ATGCGAGTCCACGTAGCCGACCATCCGCTCATCACGCACAAGCTGACGGCGCTGCGGGACCGCACCACCCCCTCCCCCGTGTTCCGGAGCCTCGCTGACGAGCTCGTCACGCTCCTCGCCTACGAGGCCACGCGCGACGTGCGCGTCGAGACCATCACGGTGCAGACGCCCGTGGCGCCGGCCGAGGGCCTCACTCTCAGCGACCCGAAGCCGCTCGTCGTCCCCATCCTCCGGGCGGGCCTCGGCATGCTCGACGGCCTGATGCGCCTCATGCCGAGCGCCGAGGTCGGCTTCCTCGGCATGGTCCGCAACGAGGAGACGCTGCAGCCCGACATCTACGCGGAGCGCCTGCCCACCGACCTCTCCAACCGCCAGTGCTTCGTCGTCGACCCGATGCTCGCCACGGGCGGCTCCCTCATCGCGGCCATCGAGTACCTCTTCGACCGCGGCGCCGTCGACGTCACGTGCATCTGCCTCATCGCCGCGCCGGAGGGCCTCCGGGCCGTCGAGGAGGCGACCGCCGGCCGCGAGGTCACCATCGTGCTGGGCGCGCTCGACGAGAAGCTCGACGAGGTCGGCTACATCATCCCCGGGCTCGGCGACGCGGGCGACCGCCTGTACGGCACCGCCGCGCACTGA
- a CDS encoding potassium channel family protein, with the protein MGERIPHNAPVLVIGLGRFGAATAGQLARLDREVLAIDASEGLVQKWSDRVTHAVQADARNIEALQQLGAKDFSIAVVAVGSSIEASVLITANLVDLKIPQIWAKAISQSHGKILERIGANHVIYPEAEAGERVAHLVSGRMLDFIEFDDDFVLAKMYPPKPIRGMALAESSVRRRYRITVVGVKTPGKPFTYATAETVVSNHDLIIVSGTSADIERFASLS; encoded by the coding sequence ATGGGCGAACGCATCCCCCACAACGCCCCCGTGCTCGTGATCGGGCTCGGACGCTTCGGCGCCGCGACCGCCGGGCAGCTCGCGCGGCTCGACCGGGAGGTGCTCGCGATCGACGCGAGCGAGGGCCTGGTGCAGAAGTGGTCCGACCGCGTGACGCACGCGGTGCAGGCCGACGCGCGCAACATCGAGGCGCTGCAGCAGCTGGGCGCCAAGGACTTCTCCATCGCGGTCGTCGCGGTGGGCTCCTCCATCGAGGCGAGCGTGCTCATCACGGCGAACCTGGTCGACCTCAAGATCCCGCAGATCTGGGCCAAGGCCATCAGCCAGTCGCACGGCAAGATCCTGGAGCGCATCGGCGCGAACCACGTCATCTACCCGGAGGCGGAGGCCGGCGAGCGCGTGGCGCACCTCGTGTCGGGCCGGATGCTCGACTTCATCGAGTTCGACGACGACTTCGTGCTCGCGAAGATGTACCCGCCGAAGCCGATCCGCGGCATGGCGCTCGCGGAGTCGTCGGTGCGGCGGCGCTACCGCATCACGGTGGTCGGCGTGAAGACGCCCGGCAAGCCGTTCACGTACGCGACCGCCGAGACCGTCGTCTCGAACCACGACCTCATCATCGTGTCGGGCACCTCGGCCGACATCGAGCGGTTCGCCTCGCTGTCCTGA
- a CDS encoding helix-turn-helix domain-containing protein: MSRDLSDVRFLTVAEVAEMMRVSKMTVYRLVHSGDLPAIRFGRSFRVPESAVLAAIDPSNALPGEPGEASRHSGMSDVG; this comes from the coding sequence ATGTCGCGTGACCTGTCCGACGTCCGATTCCTCACGGTGGCCGAGGTCGCCGAGATGATGCGCGTCTCCAAGATGACCGTCTACCGCCTCGTGCACTCGGGCGACCTGCCCGCCATCCGCTTCGGCCGCTCGTTCCGCGTGCCGGAGTCCGCCGTGCTCGCCGCGATCGACCCGTCGAACGCGCTGCCCGGCGAGCCCGGGGAGGCCTCGCGTCACTCCGGCATGTCGGATGTCGGCTAG
- a CDS encoding TrkH family potassium uptake protein: MRVKPDHGRPLLGRIRDFLDYFAHSTPARFAILIFAALVFTLTTILMLPGMTSTGDTAPFADALFTAVSAICVTGLATVDMATYWTPLGHAFIALGVQIGGIGVLTLASIMGLIVSRRLGLKARLMAASDSNPLRIHHGPVAEGQAVKLGEIGTLLLTVAISALVIELSIAALLFPRILLEGIPVGQAALDSFYYSLMAFTNTGFVFSEAGFELYHRDYWFLSLLMVGVFLGSIGFPVIYAVYRGWRKPRRFSVHVKLTLWTSLILIVLGTLAYVVLEWDNRRTFALMDPVQHGFQALFLSVMTRSGGFSTLDMADFGNASLLVTDMLMFIGGGSASTAGGIKVTTLAILFLAAFAEARGSESMEVFERRIPSDVLRLAVSIVLWGATTVALSSIVLLQISGERLDYVLFDAISAFATSGLSTGFTAEATDPAKYVLAATMFLGRVGTVTLAAALAASTRRQLFQRSEERPIVG; this comes from the coding sequence ATGCGCGTCAAGCCGGATCACGGGCGCCCGCTGCTGGGTCGCATCCGCGACTTCCTCGACTACTTCGCGCACTCCACGCCGGCCCGCTTCGCCATCCTCATCTTCGCGGCGCTCGTGTTCACGCTCACGACGATCCTCATGCTCCCCGGCATGACGTCGACGGGCGACACCGCGCCGTTCGCCGACGCGCTCTTCACGGCCGTGTCCGCCATCTGCGTCACGGGCCTCGCGACCGTCGACATGGCGACCTACTGGACCCCGCTCGGCCACGCGTTCATCGCGCTCGGCGTGCAGATCGGCGGCATCGGGGTGCTCACGCTCGCGTCGATCATGGGCCTCATCGTGTCGCGCCGCCTCGGCCTCAAGGCCCGGCTCATGGCGGCCAGCGACAGCAACCCGCTGCGGATCCACCACGGTCCCGTCGCCGAGGGCCAGGCCGTGAAGCTCGGCGAGATCGGCACGCTGCTGCTCACCGTCGCGATCAGCGCGCTCGTCATCGAGCTGTCGATCGCCGCGCTGCTGTTCCCGCGGATCCTCCTGGAGGGCATCCCCGTCGGCCAGGCCGCGCTCGACTCCTTCTACTACTCGCTCATGGCCTTCACGAACACGGGCTTCGTCTTCAGCGAGGCCGGCTTCGAGCTGTACCACCGGGACTACTGGTTCCTCAGCCTGCTCATGGTCGGCGTCTTCCTCGGCAGCATCGGCTTCCCCGTCATCTACGCCGTGTACCGCGGCTGGCGGAAGCCGCGGCGGTTCTCCGTGCACGTGAAGCTCACGCTCTGGACGTCGCTCATCCTCATCGTGCTCGGCACGCTCGCCTACGTCGTGCTCGAGTGGGACAACAGGAGGACCTTCGCGCTCATGGACCCCGTGCAGCACGGGTTCCAGGCGCTCTTCCTCTCGGTGATGACGCGCTCCGGCGGCTTCTCCACGCTCGACATGGCCGACTTCGGGAACGCGAGCCTGCTGGTCACCGACATGCTCATGTTCATCGGCGGCGGATCCGCGTCCACGGCCGGCGGCATCAAGGTCACCACCCTCGCGATCCTGTTCCTCGCGGCCTTCGCCGAGGCCCGCGGCAGCGAGTCGATGGAGGTGTTCGAGCGCCGCATCCCGAGCGACGTGCTGCGCCTCGCGGTGAGCATCGTGCTCTGGGGCGCGACGACCGTGGCGCTCAGCAGCATCGTGCTGCTGCAGATCTCCGGCGAGCGCCTCGACTACGTGCTCTTCGACGCCATCAGCGCGTTCGCCACCTCGGGGCTCAGCACGGGCTTCACGGCCGAGGCCACGGATCCCGCGAAGTACGTGCTCGCGGCCACGATGTTCCTGGGGCGCGTCGGCACCGTGACCCTCGCGGCCGCGCTCGCGGCGAGCACGCGCCGCCAGCTCTTCCAGCGCTCCGAGGAGCGTCCGATCGTCGGCTGA